From Spea bombifrons isolate aSpeBom1 chromosome 6, aSpeBom1.2.pri, whole genome shotgun sequence, a single genomic window includes:
- the LOC128500038 gene encoding cyclin-dependent kinase 11B-like, whose amino-acid sequence MGDEKDNWKVKTLDEILQGKKRRKEQEEKAEPKHSKNADDRDSKRDSLEEGELRDHKMEITIRNSPYGRQDSLEDRREEDDSLAIKPPQQMSRKEKSHHRKDEKRKQKHRRRSHSAEGAGGKHVRVKEKEREHERRKRQREEQDKARRDWERQKRRDLAREHSRRERDRLEQLQRKRERERKMRDQQKEQREMKERERRAEERRKEREARREVAAHHRTAREEHGEKTKVNYRSRSPVRQTRERTDGGDMRKPAKEDRPEERDPLSDLQDISDSERKTSSAESSSAGTASGSEEKEEATSSEESGEEEDDEEEDEEEEEEEEEGEETGSNSEVVSEQTAEEVSEDEMSEEDERENGNHVPVVPESRFDHDLAESEEEEEEEDDDEDEKRDVSPHSNVPTDGEYVPDSPAMSPVELKQELPKYLPALQGCRSVEEFQCLNRIEEETYGVVYRAKDKKTDEIVALKRLKMEKEKEGFPITSLREINTILKAQHPDIVTVREIVVGSNMDKIYIVMNYVEHDLKSLMETMKQPFLPGEVKTLMIQLLRRVRHLHDNWILHRDLKTSNLLLSHSGILKVGDFGLAREYGSPLKPYTPIVVTLWYRAPELLLGAKEYSTAIDLWSVGCIFGELLTQKPLFPGKSEIDQINRIFKDLGTPSEKIWPGYNELPAVKKMTFTEYPYNNLRKRFGALLSDQGFDLMNKFLTYCPAKRISSEDALKHEYFREPPLPIDPSMFPTWPAKSEQQRVKGGTSPRPPEGGLGYSQLGDDDLKDTGFHLTTTNQGASAAGPGFSLKF is encoded by the coding sequence ATGGGGGATGAAAAGGACAACTGGAAGGTAAAAACACTGGACGAGATATTGCAGGGAAAAAAACGGAGGAAAGAGCAAGAGGAGAAAGCAGAACCGAAGCACTCCAAAAATGCTGATGACCGTGATTCCAAAAGAGATTCCTTAGAAGAAGGAGAGCTTAGAGATCATAAGATGGAAATAACAATAAGGAATTCACCATATGGAAGACAGGATTCATTGGAAGACAGGCGTGAGGAAGATGATTCCCTGGCTATTAAGCCCCCACAACAAATGTCGCGAAAGGAAAAATCTCACCACAGGAAAGATGAGAAGAGAAAACAGAAGCACAGGAGGCGAAGCCATTCAGCTGAAGGAGCTGGAGGCAAACATGTTCGagtaaaagagaaagagagagagcatgagaggaggaagagacagagagaggagcAAGACAAGGCCCGGCGTGATTGGGAAAGGCAAAAGAGAAGAGATTTGGCTAGAGAACATTCTAGGCGAGAGAGAGATCGTCTGGAGCAATTACAGCGTAAACGGGAGCGTGAGCGGAAGATGCGGGACCAGCAGAAAGAGCAAAGggagatgaaagagagagagagaagagcagAGGAGAGACGCAAGGAACGTGAAGCCAGAAGAGAAGTGGCTGCGCACCACAGAACAGCCAGGGAGGAACACGGAGAGAAAACCAAAGTGAATTATCGCAGTCGCAGCCCAGTCCGGCAAACGCGTGAGAGAACCGATGGAGGGGACATGAGAAAACCAGCGAAAGAAGACAGACCCGAAGAAAGAGACCCTCTGTCAGACCTGCAAGACATAAGTGATAGTGAGAGGAAAACTAGCTCTGCAGAGTCATCCTCGGCAGGCACGGCGTCCGGCTcagaggagaaagaagaagcaACGAGCAGCGAGGAATCAGGGGAAGAGGAAGAcgacgaggaggaggatgaagaagaggaggaggaggaggaagaaggagaGGAAACTGGAAGCAATTCCGAGGTTGTGTCTGAGCAGACTGCAGAGGAAGTTAGTGAAGATGAAATGAGTGAGGAGGATGAGAGAGAAAATGGAAATCATGTTCCAGTTGTTCCAGAATCCAGATTTGACCACGACTTGGCTGAgagtgaagaagaagaggaggaagaggatgatgatgaagatgaaAAGAGGGATGTTAGCCCTCACTCTAATGTCCCAACAGATGGAGAATATGTTCCAGATTCTCCTGCCATGTCTCCTGTTGAGCTGAAGCAGGAGCTGCCCAAATATCTCCCAGCTCTGCAGGGATGCCGTAGCGTGGAGGAGTTCCAGTGCCTGAACCGTATTGAGGAGGAAACGTATGGGGTGGTGTACAGAGCTAAAGACAAGAAAACTGATGAAATTGTGGCTCTGAAGAGActgaaaatggaaaaagaaaaggaaggtTTCCCCATAACCTCACTCCGCGAAATCAACACAATTCTTAAAGCCCAGCATCCAGATATCGTTACCGTCAGGGAAATTGTTGTAGGTAGTAATATGGACAAAATCTATATCGTGATGAACTACGTGGAACATGATCTTAAGAGTCTAATGGAAACCATGAAACAACCTTTCCTCCCAGGTGAGGTTAAAACTCTCATGATTCAGCTGCTACGAAGAGTGCGGCATCTCCACGATAACTGGATCCTCCATCGAGACCTTAAAACCTCTAATCTGTTGCTCAGTCATTCTGGCATCTTAAAGGTCGGTGATTTTGGTCTGGCTCGTGAGTATGGTTCTCCACTAAAGCCCTATACCCCCATAGTGGTCACACTGTGGTACCGGGCCCCGGAGCTGCTACTTGGTGCTAAGGAATATTCTACTGCCATAGACCTGTGGTCTGTGGGGTGTATATTTGGAGAGCTCCTTACCCAGAAACCATTATTCCCGGGGAAATCAGAGATTGATCAGATCAATAGAATCTTCAAGGATCTTGGTACGCCAAGTGAGAAGATCTGGCCTGGGTACAACGAGCTTCCCGCAGTGAAGAAAATGACCTTCACAGAATATCCTTATAATAACCTTCGGAAGAGATTCGGAGCTCTTCTTTCAGACCAAGGGTTCGATCTTATGAACAAGTTCTTGACTTACTGTCCAGCCAAAAGAATCAGCTCGGAAGACGCCTTAAAGCATGAATATTTCCGCGAGCCACCACTGCCTATCGACCCATCCATGTTCCCGACTTGGCCAGCCAAAAGCGAACAGCAGAGGGTAAAAGGTGGAACGAGCCCTCGTCCTCCAGAAGGTGGCCTGGGGTACAGTCAGCTGGGCGATGATGATCTGAAAGATACCGGCTTTCACCTGACCACGACCAACCAGGGAGCTTCCGCGGCTGGTCCTGGCTTCAGCCTCAAGTTT